AAATCGGGAGTTGTTGATTTGCAGGGAAACATGATTTTTCCTCAGGAATATGACTTTATCAGAAACTTTACCATTTCCGGAAGAGAATTTATATATCTTAAAAAAGGAAATGAAGAAAAACTCCTTGATAAGGATTTGAAAAATACGATAGGAGAAGGGGTTAATATTCTGGGCTTTTATCCTGAAGGTCTTATTATACTTAAAGAAAATACCTATTATAGATTTTCAGCAGTCGACCAATCGATGGCAGTGCTTAAAAACATAAGCATGATCAAAGATGAAGGAACCGGGTATTTCAATTTTCTCAATGAATATTCAAAGCCGCTTGTCTGCAGAAACTCAGATCATTTTTATGGTATTATCGATGGAAAAGGAACGGTAATTGTACCGTTCATCTACGAAGATATCGTTACGTTTGGCAATTTTGAAAATGAAATTGTGGTAAAAAAAGACGGGAAATATGGTGTTTCGAACTTTCAGCATGAGCCTTTGAAGGAAATTGTATATGATCAGTTTCTATGGCAGAAAGAGGTATTGAAACTGGACAAAAATAAAAAATCAGACTTCATTTATTTCACAAGATTTAAAAATAATACCACCCGGCTTAACTGAAATGAAAGAAATTCATCAAAAAAGTTCAGTATTTTAACGATTTAAATGTGTCGAATAACAATTTATAATATCTTTGCAAACCGTTTAATTCCGGATAGGAATTATGAATATTGAATGAGTCAGCGGTCACAAGCTGAATGAGTTATAAGAAATAATTATCAATAGATATGAGAATATTAGAAGGAAAAGTAGCACTAATTACCGGAGCTACAAGAGGAATCGGAAAAGGGATTGCTGAAATGTTTGCCCAGCAGGGAGCAAAAGTAGCATTTACCTATGCCGGCTCTGTAGACAAAGCTAAAGAATTAGAAGCAGCTTTAAGTTCTGTAACCCAGATCAAAGGATATCAGTCTGATGCATCAGATTATGATGCAGCCCAGAAGTTGGTGGATGAAGTAATGGCTGAGTTTGGGCAGATCGATATTTTGGTAAATAACGCAGGGATTACAAAAGATAACCTGCTGTTGAGGATGTCTAAAGAAGATTGGGATAAAGTGATCAAAGTAAACCTTGACTCTGTTTTCAACCTTACAAAAGCAGTGATCAAGCCGATGATGAAGGCAAGATCAGGATCTATCATCAATATGACTTCAGTAGTCGGGGTGAAAGGAAATGCAGGACAGGCCAACTATGCGGCATCCAAAGCAGGGGTAATAGGATTTACAAAATCTGTTGCATTAGAGCTGGGATCAAGAAATATCAGATGTAACGCTATTGCTCCGGGATTCATTGAAACAGAAATGACAGCTGTTCTGGACGAAAAAACAGTGCAGGGATGGAGAGAGGAAATTCCAATGAAAAGAGGAGGGCAGCCTGCTGATATTGCCAATGCATGTGTATTCCTGGGAAGCGAAATGTCCGCTTATATTACAGGGCAGACTCTCAATGTAGACGGCGGAATGCTGACTTAAGAAATGAAAAAAATACAGAATATAGTATTATTCTTATCAGTTATATTATTCATCGGTCTGGTTTATATTAGCTTGTTTAATGTATACCAGACCGATGATTATATGTGTGCTTATGGTACTCGGGAATATGGGCTTTTGGGAAACTTTACACACACTTATTTATACTGGGGAGGGAGATATTTCGGATATACGGTGAATATGCTTAACCCTGTTGCCTACGATCAATATGGAATCCTTCCAAAGGTATATCCACTTTTTTTAATGCTTTCTTTTATCGGGGTTTCAGCTCTTAATTTTAAGGCTTATTTTCAATATCCTCTTGGAAAATCTTTACAAAAATCTATTATTTTATTTTTATTTTATACTGTTCTTCTTGCGCGTCTTTCGGAACATTATTTTTGGATAACAGGTTCTAATGTATATTTTCTTCCGGTAATTATATTTGGTTTTCTGCTCTATTTTTTTAAAAAAAATAAAGATACCCATAACAAAATATGGCTTTACCTATCAGCAGCACTGATTATAATTTTGATGGGATCTAATGAACTTTTGGCATTGATTCTGGAAGGACTTTTGATTGTGTATTATTATCAAAAAAGGGATAGGCAAAGTTTATCTTTTTTAATATTAGGAACTGTATTTTTACTTGTGAGTTTTCTTGCTCCTGGAAATTTTAACAGGATGGGAGAAGTAGAAGACGGATTATTAAGATGGATAAAGAGAGTGGGTATTTTTGGAGCAAATTATATATATATTGCTTTTAAAGTAATTTTAATACTTCCATTATTTATCAAGGTTTTTGAAAAGGAGCTTAAAAATATTGTGTATAAAATAACTTTTAAAGAAGCTTTTTTATTTTGGGGTGTTACATTTCTTCCCATGCTTTTTTTAGGCTACCTCCTCAATTCAATTGGAAGGCATTTTGAAAATATAATTTTTTATTTTTTTATTACCTTCTCAGTATTAATGGTATTTAAATTTGAAAAAATTAAGCAATTTTGGTGGATATCGGCCCTCATTATTTTTCTGCCAACACTGAAAATTTTTCCTGAAAGATATTCTTATTTTAATATTGATTTTAATATTAACAATATGTTGATAGACGCTTTTAGTACAAATCTGAGGGAATATGAACGTGAAGTGAATGAAAGGATAGCAATTATTGAAAAATCTAAAGATTCTGTTGTAGTAGAAAAAATAAAAGTGATCCCCAAAACCTTATATTTTTATGAAATGGCCTCTGAAAAAGAGGAACAGAGTTTTGT
This portion of the Chryseobacterium arthrosphaerae genome encodes:
- the fabG gene encoding 3-oxoacyl-[acyl-carrier-protein] reductase, whose translation is MRILEGKVALITGATRGIGKGIAEMFAQQGAKVAFTYAGSVDKAKELEAALSSVTQIKGYQSDASDYDAAQKLVDEVMAEFGQIDILVNNAGITKDNLLLRMSKEDWDKVIKVNLDSVFNLTKAVIKPMMKARSGSIINMTSVVGVKGNAGQANYAASKAGVIGFTKSVALELGSRNIRCNAIAPGFIETEMTAVLDEKTVQGWREEIPMKRGGQPADIANACVFLGSEMSAYITGQTLNVDGGMLT
- a CDS encoding DUF6056 family protein, producing the protein MKKIQNIVLFLSVILFIGLVYISLFNVYQTDDYMCAYGTREYGLLGNFTHTYLYWGGRYFGYTVNMLNPVAYDQYGILPKVYPLFLMLSFIGVSALNFKAYFQYPLGKSLQKSIILFLFYTVLLARLSEHYFWITGSNVYFLPVIIFGFLLYFFKKNKDTHNKIWLYLSAALIIILMGSNELLALILEGLLIVYYYQKRDRQSLSFLILGTVFLLVSFLAPGNFNRMGEVEDGLLRWIKRVGIFGANYIYIAFKVILILPLFIKVFEKELKNIVYKITFKEAFLFWGVTFLPMLFLGYLLNSIGRHFENIIFYFFITFSVLMVFKFEKIKQFWWISALIIFLPTLKIFPERYSYFNIDFNINNMLIDAFSTNLREYEREVNERIAIIEKSKDSVVVEKIKVIPKTLYFYEMASEKEEQSFVNDQLQKYFKKKYIRTK